One part of the Rhizobium rhizogenes genome encodes these proteins:
- a CDS encoding ABC transporter ATP-binding protein, protein MASVQLKNLEKVYGGSFKAVHGINLDVEDGEFMVFVGPSGCAKSTTLRMVAGLEEITGGEILIGDQRVNDLPPGKRSIAMVFQNYALYPHMKVRGNLAFGLKIAGVAKPEIEKAINNVARILEIEPLLDRLPKQLSGGQAQRVALGRALIKKPGVFLFDEPLSNLDAKLRASMRVRITDLHRQLKAEGLSSTVIYVTHDQTEAMTMGDRICVMQAGRIMQVATPKELYNHPANLFVAGFIGTPEMNLVDVAIGGAEFVIAGQRLPIGAHLEQRLSARPADAVIGIRPQHLSLAGEADGPVLRAKLTNAEFMGHEVYLHADLGGQKIVSVVGAAEFEALGRDGILRLKPDPEKLHIFDKADGRNVSL, encoded by the coding sequence ATGGCAAGCGTTCAACTTAAAAATCTCGAAAAAGTCTATGGCGGCAGCTTCAAGGCCGTGCATGGCATCAATCTCGACGTCGAGGATGGCGAGTTCATGGTGTTCGTCGGCCCTTCCGGCTGCGCCAAATCCACGACGCTGCGCATGGTGGCGGGGCTGGAGGAAATCACCGGCGGTGAAATCCTGATCGGCGACCAGCGCGTCAACGACCTGCCGCCCGGCAAGCGCTCCATTGCCATGGTGTTCCAGAATTACGCGCTTTATCCGCATATGAAGGTGCGCGGCAATCTCGCCTTCGGCCTGAAGATCGCCGGTGTCGCCAAGCCCGAGATTGAAAAGGCAATCAACAATGTCGCGCGCATTCTCGAAATCGAGCCGCTGCTCGACCGCTTGCCGAAGCAGCTTTCCGGCGGGCAGGCGCAGCGCGTGGCGCTTGGCCGTGCGCTCATCAAGAAGCCCGGCGTGTTCCTGTTCGATGAGCCGCTGTCCAATCTCGACGCCAAGCTGCGCGCCTCCATGCGGGTGCGCATCACCGATCTGCATCGCCAGTTGAAAGCGGAAGGCCTGTCCTCGACGGTCATTTATGTCACCCACGACCAGACGGAGGCCATGACCATGGGCGACCGCATCTGCGTCATGCAGGCGGGCCGCATCATGCAGGTCGCGACACCCAAGGAGCTTTACAACCATCCCGCCAATCTCTTCGTCGCCGGTTTCATCGGCACGCCGGAAATGAACCTGGTGGATGTGGCAATCGGCGGTGCGGAATTTGTGATCGCCGGCCAGCGCCTGCCGATCGGCGCGCATCTGGAGCAGCGGCTTTCGGCCAGACCCGCAGATGCCGTCATCGGCATCCGCCCGCAGCATCTTTCACTGGCAGGGGAAGCCGATGGTCCGGTGCTGCGGGCGAAACTCACCAATGCGGAGTTCATGGGCCACGAGGTCTATCTGCACGCCGATCTCGGTGGGCAGAAGATCGTCAGCGTGGTTGGCGCGGCGGAATTCGAGGCGCTCGGGCGCGACGGTATCCTGCGGCTGAAACCGGACCCGGAGAAGCTGCATATTTTCGACAAGGCCGATGGCCGCAACGTCTCGCTGTGA
- a CDS encoding ABC transporter substrate-binding protein, translated as MKTMTGMMTMLAGAAYVAMAMAPAAGAAELRMSWWGGESRHVATQKAIAACGEKYGHTIKGEFTGFDGYLEKLTTQMAGKTEADIVQVNWPWLPLFSRNGEGFADLRQLKPLDLSQWAESDLDAGSMNGVLQGLSVSTTGRVFFFNATTFEKAGVEIPKTWDEFFAATKTIKEKLGKDYYTFNAVKETAQLLATLAVVQKTGKDLVDPKTNRVAWTPEDLVEGISFVGKLVETGSIRSQKEEAADGNVNLYEKPSWSEGRIAGSYEWDSTYSKYADPLKEGQVLKPVPMLKRADAVTEGVYRKPSMVFSISKNSKNPEAAAQILNCLLNEPEGVDALGTSRGLPASKAAAARLGDKGEPEVRAANAIVMAASGPVVSPFNEHPEIRSAFIDTLEEYAYGQLTAEEAAEQIIDSTNDVLAKFD; from the coding sequence ATGAAGACGATGACAGGAATGATGACGATGCTTGCCGGTGCCGCCTATGTGGCGATGGCGATGGCCCCGGCGGCAGGTGCTGCGGAACTGCGCATGTCGTGGTGGGGCGGCGAAAGCCGTCACGTGGCGACCCAGAAGGCCATTGCCGCCTGTGGTGAGAAATATGGCCACACCATCAAGGGCGAGTTTACCGGTTTCGATGGTTATCTGGAGAAACTCACCACGCAGATGGCGGGCAAGACGGAAGCCGATATCGTTCAGGTCAACTGGCCGTGGCTGCCGCTGTTTTCCAGGAATGGCGAAGGTTTTGCCGATCTACGCCAGCTGAAACCGCTCGATCTTTCGCAATGGGCCGAGAGCGATCTGGACGCGGGCTCTATGAACGGCGTGTTGCAGGGGCTTTCCGTCTCCACCACCGGTCGCGTCTTCTTCTTCAACGCCACCACCTTCGAAAAGGCGGGTGTTGAGATTCCGAAAACGTGGGATGAATTCTTCGCGGCAACGAAAACCATCAAGGAAAAGCTCGGCAAGGACTATTACACCTTCAATGCGGTGAAGGAGACTGCCCAGCTGCTGGCGACGCTGGCTGTCGTGCAGAAGACCGGCAAGGATCTGGTCGATCCCAAGACCAACCGCGTGGCCTGGACGCCGGAGGATCTGGTCGAGGGTATCTCTTTCGTCGGCAAGCTGGTCGAAACCGGCTCCATCCGCTCCCAGAAAGAGGAAGCGGCCGATGGCAACGTCAACCTCTATGAAAAACCGTCCTGGTCCGAAGGCCGCATCGCCGGCTCCTATGAATGGGACTCGACCTATTCGAAATATGCCGATCCCTTGAAGGAGGGGCAGGTTCTGAAACCCGTGCCGATGCTGAAGCGTGCCGATGCCGTGACCGAAGGTGTCTATCGCAAACCTTCCATGGTGTTTTCGATCTCGAAAAACTCGAAGAACCCGGAAGCGGCTGCACAGATACTGAACTGCCTTTTGAACGAGCCGGAAGGCGTCGATGCGCTCGGCACCTCACGCGGCCTGCCGGCCTCGAAGGCCGCGGCGGCCCGTCTGGGCGACAAGGGCGAGCCGGAAGTGCGGGCCGCCAACGCCATCGTCATGGCGGCATCGGGACCGGTGGTTTCACCCTTCAACGAACATCCGGAAATCCGCTCGGCCTTTATCGATACGCTGGAGGAATATGCCTATGGCCAGCTGACGGCGGAAGAGGCGGCCGAGCAGATCATCGATTCCACCAATGACGTTCTGGCCAAATTCGATTGA
- a CDS encoding glycoside hydrolase family 28 protein: protein MNKPLIIASSARTAALCLAAPGARYHLPAQTAWRLTSQDGAEQRGETATVVTLLHELLPDTRYVFDAEGFGSVEFTTAPCAGLVEAAAYSLRPDIGLDDEEGARANTQALENAVAAVPAGGTLRLGPGVWTAFPVRLKSDMTLHLAEGAVLRAPSIRSGWPILPARDEAGRMLGSWEGLPDACFTAPLHAIGADNLVIEGRGVLDGSGDRGDWWSWPKGTRDGARRPRGLHLVSCRKTQLLAFTIRNAASWTIHPQGCEDLIAAGLTVVAPHDSPNTDGFNPESCRNVTIAGVRFSVGDDCIAVKAGKRGPDGEDDHLAETRGVRVRHCLMQRGHGGLVIGSEMSGGVHDVAVEDCDMVGTDRGLRLKTRRGRGGAVSNIAMRRVLLDGVETALSVNGHYHCDADGHDEWVQSRNRAPVNDGTPFIDGITVEDVEIRNLAHAAGAFLGLPEAPIRNLVIRNLAIVSHDPSAIATPPIMADRVRPMRHEAIVFEQADVICDDPALLSDASVSISSDFD from the coding sequence ATGAACAAACCCCTTATCATCGCGTCTTCGGCGCGAACGGCAGCGCTTTGCCTTGCCGCGCCCGGCGCGCGTTATCATCTGCCGGCACAAACGGCATGGCGTCTGACATCGCAGGACGGCGCTGAGCAGCGCGGTGAAACGGCAACCGTTGTGACGTTGCTGCACGAGTTGCTTCCGGATACGCGGTATGTCTTCGACGCGGAGGGGTTCGGTAGCGTGGAATTCACGACCGCACCCTGCGCCGGGCTTGTCGAAGCCGCGGCATATTCCCTGCGGCCGGATATTGGGCTCGATGATGAGGAGGGTGCGCGCGCCAATACGCAGGCGCTCGAAAATGCCGTTGCCGCCGTGCCCGCGGGCGGCACCTTGCGGCTTGGTCCAGGTGTCTGGACCGCCTTTCCGGTGCGGCTGAAAAGCGACATGACGTTGCATCTTGCAGAAGGCGCCGTGCTGCGCGCGCCTTCCATCCGCAGCGGATGGCCGATATTGCCCGCACGCGATGAGGCGGGCCGGATGCTGGGCAGCTGGGAAGGCTTGCCGGATGCCTGTTTTACCGCGCCGCTCCACGCCATCGGGGCAGATAATCTCGTGATCGAGGGCAGGGGTGTTCTGGATGGCTCCGGCGACAGGGGCGATTGGTGGAGCTGGCCGAAAGGAACGCGTGACGGCGCGCGGCGTCCGCGCGGCCTGCATCTCGTTTCCTGCCGCAAAACACAGCTTCTTGCTTTCACCATCCGGAATGCAGCCTCCTGGACGATCCATCCGCAGGGCTGCGAGGACCTGATCGCTGCGGGTCTCACCGTCGTTGCGCCGCACGACAGTCCGAATACCGATGGCTTCAATCCCGAAAGCTGCCGTAACGTGACGATTGCCGGCGTGCGCTTTTCCGTCGGCGATGATTGTATCGCGGTGAAGGCCGGGAAACGCGGTCCCGATGGCGAGGACGATCATCTGGCGGAAACGCGCGGCGTCCGTGTGCGCCATTGCCTGATGCAGCGCGGCCATGGCGGGCTGGTGATCGGTTCGGAAATGTCGGGCGGTGTGCATGACGTGGCGGTGGAGGATTGCGATATGGTCGGTACGGATCGCGGCCTGCGTCTCAAGACGCGGCGCGGTCGCGGTGGTGCGGTCAGCAATATCGCCATGCGCCGGGTGCTGCTGGACGGCGTGGAGACCGCGCTTTCCGTCAATGGCCACTATCATTGCGATGCCGACGGCCATGATGAATGGGTCCAGTCGCGAAACCGGGCGCCGGTCAATGACGGCACGCCCTTTATCGATGGCATTACCGTGGAGGATGTCGAAATCCGCAATCTCGCCCATGCCGCCGGCGCCTTTCTCGGCCTGCCGGAAGCCCCCATCCGCAATCTCGTCATTCGCAATCTCGCCATCGTCTCCCATGATCCGTCGGCGATAGCGACGCCGCCGATCATGGCCGACCGGGTGCGCCCCATGCGCCATGAGGCGATTGTTTTCGAACAGGCGGACGTCATCTGCGATGATCCGGCTCTTTTGAGTGACGCCTCCGTCTCCATTTCGTCAGATTTCGATTGA
- a CDS encoding glycoside hydrolase family 105 protein has translation MKHTDYFDQFSERYRHYKGGSWCYEDGCVYRGLLQLFEATGEVRWKEHLHRLSGAQVAKDGTLAGYDPQEYNIDHILAGRILFPLAVQTGDARYLAAAEHLAGQLRSHPRITSGNYWHKKRYPHQVWLDGLYMGLPFQIEYAQATDRTELIGDALRQFSAALALTADAGGLYVHGYDESRNQRWADPVSGKSSAIWARAVGWLAMALVDALVILPDDGATAELRESARLLLAGIVERQSDAGLWMQVLDNPGLAGNYEETSASAMFAYALLRAVRLGLVQGKEAQAALSAGRRALAALLETRLKADDGGVTRLVGIVHVAGLGGFEGNYRDGTPEYYLREPVVSDDAKGVGPLMMAYAESLLLE, from the coding sequence ATGAAACATACTGATTATTTTGATCAATTCTCCGAACGATACAGGCACTACAAGGGCGGCAGCTGGTGTTATGAGGATGGCTGTGTCTATCGTGGTCTGCTGCAATTGTTCGAGGCCACCGGTGAGGTTCGCTGGAAGGAGCATCTGCACCGTTTGTCCGGCGCCCAGGTGGCGAAGGATGGAACGCTCGCCGGTTACGATCCGCAGGAATACAATATCGACCATATCCTCGCCGGGCGTATCCTCTTTCCCCTTGCGGTACAAACCGGCGATGCACGTTATCTTGCCGCTGCGGAACATCTGGCGGGTCAGCTCCGCAGCCATCCACGTATCACCTCGGGCAATTATTGGCACAAGAAGCGGTATCCGCATCAGGTCTGGCTGGATGGGCTTTACATGGGGCTTCCCTTCCAGATCGAATATGCGCAGGCGACGGATCGCACGGAACTGATCGGCGATGCGCTTCGGCAATTCTCAGCCGCGCTTGCGCTGACGGCCGATGCCGGCGGGCTTTACGTCCACGGTTATGACGAGAGCCGCAACCAGCGCTGGGCCGACCCCGTGAGCGGCAAGTCGTCGGCCATCTGGGCACGGGCGGTTGGCTGGCTCGCCATGGCGTTGGTGGATGCACTGGTCATTTTGCCGGATGATGGCGCAACGGCTGAGCTTCGGGAAAGCGCGCGTCTGCTTCTGGCCGGTATTGTTGAGCGGCAGAGTGACGCCGGCCTGTGGATGCAGGTGCTCGATAATCCGGGTCTTGCCGGAAATTACGAGGAAACCTCGGCCTCGGCCATGTTCGCCTATGCGCTGCTGCGTGCGGTGCGGCTCGGGCTGGTGCAGGGCAAGGAGGCGCAGGCCGCCCTTTCGGCGGGCCGCCGGGCACTTGCGGCACTTCTGGAAACACGCCTCAAGGCGGATGACGGGGGCGTAACCCGCCTTGTCGGCATTGTGCATGTCGCAGGGCTGGGCGGCTTTGAAGGCAATTATCGTGATGGAACGCCTGAGTATTATCTGAGGGAGCCGGTCGTTTCCGATGACGCGAAGGGCGTCGGGCCGCTGATGATGGCTTACGCCGAAAGCCTGCTTCTGGAGTGA
- a CDS encoding ATP-binding protein — protein MNSLRNRIAALLIASIIAVIALATIVADRTLQPPPPGATIEPLARSLAFAVTMAERDPSLQQPGYFRIEQKPPEGDLDGMLSEFLEKALARVGEPRTAMVIRSPGNPAPMAAIALEKDGWLVAEIPHMGPPPGGWKIFGMWIGLIILGSAAVSVFAASKITRPLDMLENAAASIGPDGSLPHLPETGPGEIRATARALNELASRLKAAMESRMRLVAAAGHDLRTPMTRMRLRAEFIENDEERTKWLADLEELDAIADSAILLVREEVSQDSVQTIDLAALLGEIVVELSDLGHAGALDFTEPDTAMTIRAAPLALKRALRNLMLNAVTHGKKAHIDLTEDDSEIVVTIRDEGPGIPQELIGRVFEPFFRVDLARRKSIPGVGLGLAIAREIIERFGGRITIANHKKQGLIQTVIFNRAA, from the coding sequence ATGAATTCGCTGAGAAACCGCATCGCGGCCCTGCTGATCGCCTCCATCATTGCGGTCATCGCGCTTGCCACCATTGTGGCCGACCGGACATTGCAGCCGCCGCCGCCCGGCGCCACGATAGAGCCGCTGGCCCGCAGTCTCGCTTTTGCCGTCACCATGGCCGAACGCGACCCCTCCCTGCAGCAGCCCGGTTATTTCCGCATCGAACAGAAGCCGCCGGAAGGCGATCTCGACGGCATGCTGTCGGAGTTTCTGGAAAAGGCGCTGGCCCGGGTTGGAGAGCCACGCACCGCAATGGTCATCCGTTCACCGGGAAATCCTGCCCCCATGGCGGCTATCGCGCTGGAAAAAGACGGATGGCTGGTGGCGGAAATTCCGCATATGGGTCCGCCGCCGGGCGGCTGGAAGATTTTCGGCATGTGGATCGGGCTGATCATCCTCGGCAGTGCCGCGGTCTCGGTCTTTGCCGCCAGCAAGATCACCCGCCCGCTCGACATGCTGGAAAATGCCGCCGCCAGCATCGGGCCCGACGGTTCCCTGCCGCACCTGCCGGAAACGGGTCCGGGTGAAATTCGCGCCACGGCGCGGGCGCTGAACGAACTCGCCAGCCGCCTGAAAGCGGCTATGGAAAGCCGCATGCGCCTCGTCGCCGCCGCCGGCCACGATCTTAGAACACCGATGACCCGTATGCGCCTGAGGGCGGAATTCATCGAAAATGACGAGGAAAGGACCAAATGGCTTGCTGACCTCGAGGAACTGGACGCCATTGCCGACAGCGCCATTCTGCTGGTGCGCGAGGAAGTGAGCCAGGACAGTGTCCAGACGATCGATCTTGCCGCGCTTCTTGGCGAAATCGTCGTTGAACTCTCCGATCTCGGCCATGCCGGCGCACTCGATTTTACCGAGCCGGATACGGCCATGACCATAAGGGCGGCACCGCTGGCTCTCAAACGGGCCCTGCGCAACCTCATGCTCAACGCCGTCACCCACGGCAAGAAGGCGCATATCGATCTGACCGAGGACGACAGCGAGATCGTCGTGACAATCCGGGACGAAGGCCCCGGCATTCCGCAGGAACTGATCGGGCGGGTTTTCGAGCCCTTCTTCCGCGTCGATCTCGCGCGGCGCAAATCGATCCCCGGGGTCGGGCTGGGCCTTGCCATCGCCCGGGAAATCATCGAACGCTTCGGCGGCAGGATCACCATCGCGAACCACAAGAAACAGGGACTGATCCAGACTGTGATCTTCAACAGAGCGGCATGA
- a CDS encoding response regulator, translating to MTTVSVTHILIVDDDPEIRTLLAKYLGSQGFRVSMAADRREFEERISSSDPDLIVLDVMLPDGSGLDICRDLQGRRPRTPVILLTALKEDVDRIVGLEIGADDYLGKPFNPRELTARIKAVLRRATPQEAPRPSSAAYGFADFTADPEQRSVIRASGEKIELTGAEFDLLKVFLDRPGRLLSRDQLLDLTQGKDRGPFDRSIDVLMSRLRKKLDADTQTPIFKTVRNGGYQMTVQVRTLPVQR from the coding sequence ATGACGACGGTTTCGGTGACACATATATTGATCGTTGATGACGATCCGGAAATACGTACATTGCTCGCGAAATATCTCGGTTCGCAGGGGTTTCGGGTCTCGATGGCGGCCGACAGGCGCGAGTTCGAGGAGCGCATCTCAAGCTCCGATCCCGATCTCATCGTGCTCGACGTGATGCTGCCTGACGGTTCCGGCCTCGATATCTGCCGCGATCTGCAGGGCCGCCGGCCACGCACGCCGGTCATTCTCCTCACCGCGCTGAAGGAGGATGTGGACCGCATCGTCGGGCTGGAGATCGGCGCCGACGATTATCTCGGCAAACCCTTCAATCCGCGCGAACTGACGGCGCGCATCAAGGCCGTGCTGCGCCGCGCGACACCGCAGGAAGCGCCGCGCCCCTCATCCGCCGCCTATGGTTTTGCGGATTTCACTGCCGATCCCGAACAGCGTTCGGTCATACGCGCCAGCGGCGAGAAGATCGAACTGACCGGAGCGGAATTCGATCTGCTGAAAGTGTTCCTCGACAGGCCCGGCCGGCTTCTTTCCCGCGACCAGCTTCTTGACCTGACACAGGGCAAGGACAGGGGACCGTTCGACCGCTCCATCGACGTGCTGATGAGCCGGCTGCGCAAGAAGCTCGACGCCGACACCCAAACCCCGATCTTCAAGACCGTGCGCAATGGCGGCTACCAGATGACGGTTCAGGTGAGAACCCTGCCGGTGCAGCGATGA
- a CDS encoding efflux RND transporter periplasmic adaptor subunit, translated as MKTARKAGALLAVVALAAGGYWLSSQYTRAATPSYITSQVTRGDIEQTVLATGTLKPVRLVAVGAQASGRITAVKVALGDTVEAGDLIAEIDSVTQTNSLRTAQAALANVKAQRVEKQATLVLNRQSLARQQEMVSKNAASRADFESATAALAVTEAQIKAIDAQIEEAQVAVETAEANLGYTKITAPIEGTVLSIVSQEGQTVNATQSAPTIVILGQLDRMTVRTEISEADVTRVKPDLPVYFTVLGEPQQRYDATLASIEPAPESVRSDSSFSSSTSSSSTSSSSSTSSSEAIYYNGVFEVPNPDGKLRTYMTAEVHIVLGEAKDVLTIPASALGSMDGNGGYAVRVVDANGKISDRKVEIGLNNKVTAEVRSGLAENERVVTGERSAETATNAMPGPGGPPMGF; from the coding sequence ATGAAAACGGCACGCAAGGCAGGCGCATTGCTGGCGGTCGTCGCGCTCGCGGCGGGTGGTTACTGGCTATCCTCGCAATATACGCGGGCTGCCACGCCCTCCTACATCACGTCGCAGGTCACGCGCGGCGATATTGAGCAGACGGTGCTGGCGACCGGAACGCTGAAGCCGGTTCGCCTTGTCGCTGTCGGCGCGCAGGCCTCCGGCCGCATCACCGCCGTCAAGGTGGCGCTTGGCGATACCGTCGAGGCGGGTGATCTCATTGCCGAGATCGATTCCGTGACCCAGACAAACAGCCTGCGCACGGCGCAGGCGGCGCTTGCCAACGTGAAGGCGCAGCGGGTGGAAAAACAGGCGACACTGGTTCTCAATCGCCAGAGCCTCGCCCGCCAGCAGGAGATGGTGTCGAAAAACGCCGCCTCCCGCGCCGATTTCGAAAGTGCCACCGCGGCGCTCGCCGTCACCGAGGCGCAGATCAAGGCCATCGATGCGCAGATCGAGGAAGCGCAGGTTGCTGTCGAAACAGCCGAGGCCAATCTTGGCTATACGAAGATCACCGCTCCCATCGAAGGCACGGTTCTGTCGATCGTCAGCCAGGAGGGGCAGACCGTTAATGCCACGCAATCGGCACCGACCATCGTCATTCTCGGCCAACTGGACCGCATGACGGTGCGCACGGAAATATCCGAGGCGGATGTAACGCGGGTAAAACCGGACCTGCCGGTCTATTTCACGGTGCTGGGCGAACCGCAGCAGCGTTACGATGCGACGCTTGCCTCGATAGAGCCGGCGCCGGAATCGGTGCGCAGCGATTCCAGCTTCAGTTCCTCGACGTCCTCGTCATCCACTTCGTCCTCTTCCAGTACGTCGTCGTCGGAGGCGATCTATTATAATGGCGTATTCGAGGTGCCGAACCCGGATGGCAAGCTGCGCACCTATATGACGGCCGAGGTTCATATCGTTCTCGGTGAGGCGAAGGACGTGCTGACCATTCCGGCGTCGGCCCTCGGCAGCATGGATGGAAACGGTGGCTACGCCGTCCGCGTTGTTGATGCCAACGGAAAAATTTCCGACCGCAAGGTCGAAATCGGCCTGAACAACAAGGTCACGGCGGAAGTGCGCTCCGGTCTTGCCGAGAACGAACGCGTGGTGACCGGTGAGCGCTCGGCTGAAACCGCCACCAACGCCATGCCGGGGCCGGGTGGCCCGCCGATGGGGTTTTAA
- a CDS encoding MacB family efflux pump subunit produces MTEPLISLKSVRRDYPSGEGTISVLKDIDLAIEAGEMVAIVGASGSGKSTLMNILGCLDRPTSGSYSIRGRETGGLDADALSALRRENLGFIFQRYHLLSELSALGNVEIPAIYAGKAQGDRRHNAARLLGRLGMAERLGHRPGQLSGGQQQRVSIARALMNDAEIILADEPTGALDSASGDEVLRILDELHAEGRTVIIVTHDMSIARRAGRVIEISDGTIVSDRKSDRVAAPREETPAAAVSGGMSGIAGLFSSLREALHMALLSMRAHKLRTFLTMLGIIIGIASVISVVALGQGSQQRVLQNISSLGTNTLEIFAGKDFGDIRSGKITTLVVSDAEALAKQSYVAAVTPTVSTSSTVRFGAKEANALVNGVSERYFVAKGTKLSQGRFFDAASVTQKAQEVVIDENTRKSLFADFDGSPVGQVILIGKVPARIVGITQAQQGGFGSSQNLSLYLPYTAVQSRFLGSLSLRSITVQVADDVDAAIAEQAVTTLLTQRHGTRDFYILNTDDIRQTITSTTQTMTLLVAAIAVISLLVGGIGVMNIMLVSVSERVSEIGVRMAVGARRTDILRQFLIEAVLVCIIGGTLGVLGSLGFGALFSVFSSNFAMVYSTTSIIAAFVCSTLIGVVFGYLPARNASKLDPVAALSAG; encoded by the coding sequence ATGACCGAACCCCTGATTTCGCTCAAATCCGTGCGGCGGGATTATCCCTCCGGCGAAGGCACGATCAGCGTGCTGAAGGATATCGACCTTGCCATCGAGGCGGGCGAGATGGTGGCAATCGTCGGTGCGTCGGGATCGGGCAAATCGACGCTGATGAATATTCTCGGCTGCCTCGACCGGCCGACTTCGGGAAGCTACAGCATCCGGGGGCGGGAAACGGGAGGGCTCGATGCCGATGCGCTTTCGGCGCTGCGGCGTGAAAATCTCGGTTTCATCTTCCAGCGCTATCATCTGCTTTCAGAGCTTTCCGCGCTCGGCAACGTCGAAATTCCGGCGATCTATGCCGGAAAGGCGCAGGGAGATCGCAGGCACAATGCCGCAAGACTGCTGGGCCGCCTCGGCATGGCCGAACGCCTCGGTCACCGTCCCGGCCAGCTTTCCGGCGGCCAGCAGCAGCGTGTCTCCATCGCCCGTGCCCTGATGAACGACGCCGAGATCATTCTCGCCGATGAGCCGACCGGCGCGCTCGACAGCGCCAGCGGTGACGAGGTGCTGCGCATTCTCGATGAGCTGCATGCCGAAGGCCGCACCGTCATCATTGTCACCCATGACATGTCGATTGCCAGGCGTGCCGGACGGGTCATCGAAATCAGCGACGGGACGATCGTCTCCGACCGCAAGTCGGATAGGGTTGCCGCGCCGCGGGAGGAAACCCCGGCCGCTGCCGTTTCCGGCGGGATGTCCGGTATCGCCGGTCTTTTTTCCTCGCTGCGCGAAGCCCTGCACATGGCGCTTCTGTCGATGCGGGCGCACAAGCTGCGCACCTTCCTGACCATGCTCGGCATCATCATCGGCATCGCATCGGTCATCAGCGTCGTGGCCCTGGGGCAGGGGTCGCAGCAGCGCGTGCTGCAAAATATCTCCAGCCTCGGCACCAATACGCTGGAGATCTTCGCCGGCAAGGATTTTGGCGATATAAGATCGGGCAAGATCACCACGCTGGTCGTTTCCGACGCCGAGGCACTGGCCAAGCAATCCTATGTCGCGGCGGTGACGCCCACGGTCTCGACCTCCAGCACCGTGCGTTTCGGCGCAAAGGAGGCGAATGCGCTGGTGAATGGCGTCAGCGAGCGTTATTTCGTCGCCAAGGGCACCAAGCTGTCGCAGGGGCGCTTTTTCGATGCCGCAAGTGTCACGCAGAAGGCGCAGGAAGTTGTGATCGACGAGAACACCCGAAAATCGCTGTTTGCGGATTTCGACGGCAGTCCGGTCGGTCAGGTCATTCTCATCGGCAAGGTGCCGGCCCGTATTGTCGGCATAACGCAGGCGCAGCAGGGTGGTTTTGGCTCAAGCCAGAATCTCTCGCTTTACCTGCCCTATACTGCCGTCCAGTCGCGCTTTCTCGGCAGCCTGTCGCTGCGCAGCATCACGGTGCAGGTGGCTGATGATGTCGATGCCGCCATTGCCGAGCAGGCGGTGACGACACTTCTCACCCAGCGTCATGGCACGCGGGACTTTTACATTCTCAACACTGACGATATCCGCCAGACCATCACCAGCACCACGCAGACCATGACGCTTCTGGTCGCGGCGATTGCGGTGATTTCGCTTCTGGTGGGCGGTATCGGCGTGATGAACATCATGCTCGTTTCCGTTTCCGAACGCGTCTCGGAAATTGGCGTGCGCATGGCGGTGGGTGCGCGGCGCACCGACATTCTGCGCCAGTTTCTGATCGAGGCGGTGCTTGTCTGCATCATCGGCGGAACGCTCGGGGTCCTGGGCAGCCTCGGCTTCGGCGCGCTTTTTTCCGTCTTCAGCAGCAATTTTGCGATGGTCTATTCCACGACGTCTATCATCGCCGCTTTTGTCTGCTCGACGCTGATCGGCGTGGTCTTCGGTTACCTGCCGGCCCGCAACGCGTCGAAACTCGATCCCGTCGCGGCGCTCTCGGCGGGGTAG